From Carettochelys insculpta isolate YL-2023 chromosome 3, ASM3395843v1, whole genome shotgun sequence, a single genomic window includes:
- the GPR63 gene encoding putative G-protein coupled receptor 63 → MVFSAMLTSAHSRALNATFIVYENAYMNFTTPQFVLQSGVTQPFKHNSEVMVTTEINTLLVNSPAILPTQEVFKSLSLPLQIILSAAMIFILLVSFLGNFVVCLMVYQKAAMRSAINILLASLAFADMLLAVLNMPFALITIITTQWIFGDIFCRVSAMFFWLFVMEGVAILLIISIDRFLIIVQRQDKLNPYRAKILIAVSWVASFVVAFPLSLGVPNLQIPSRAPQCVFGYTTNSGYQAYVILVVLVSFFIPFMVMLYSFMGILNTVRHNAVRIHSHPDSICLSQASKLGLMSLQRPFQMNIDMSFKTRAFTTILLLFIVFIVCWAPFTTYSLIATFNSHFYYKHNFFEISSWLLWLCYLKSALNPLIYYWRIKKFHDACLDLMPRYFKFLPQLPGHTRRRIRPSAIYVCGEHRSVV, encoded by the coding sequence ATGGTTTTCTCTGCAATGTTGACATCAGCCCACTCTAGGGCACTGAATGCTACTTTTATTGTCTATGAAAATGCCTATATGAATTTCACCACTCCCCAGTTTGTGCTTCAGAGTGGCGTGACACAGCCGTTCAAGCACAATTCTGAGGTCATGGTCACCACTGAGATAAATACTTTACTAGTGAACAGTCCAGCTATCCTGCCAACACAAGAAGTTTTCAAGAGTTTGAGTCTGCCGCTCCAGATCATTCTTTCTGCTGCTATGATATTTATActgttggtttcttttcttgGAAACTTTGTTGTCTGTCTCATGGTCTACCAGAAGGCTGCCATGCGATCCGCAATTAACATTCTGTTAGCAAGCCTGGCTTTTGCAGACATGTTGCTTGCCGTGCTGAACATGCCTTTTGCCCTGATAACCATTATTACCACACAATGGATTTTTGGGGATATCTTCTGCAGAGTTTCTGCCATGTTTTTCTGGTTGTTTGTCATGGAGGGGGTAGCCATCCTACTCATTATTAGTATTGATAGATTCCTTATTATAGTTCAGAGGCAAGATAAGCTGAACCCTTACCGTGCAAAGATTCTCATTGCTGTTTCATGGGTTGCATCCTTTGTTGTAGCTTTTCCATTATCTCTGGGGGTCCCCAACCTGCAGATACCTTCCAGAGCACCTCAGTGTGTTTTTGGCTATACCACTAATTCTGGGTACCAGGCATATGTGATTCTAGTTGTACTGGTATCTTTTTTTATTCCATTCATGGTGATGTTGTACTCTTTTATGGGCATACTCAACACCGTACGCCACAATGCAGTTCGTATCCACAGCCATCCTGATAGCATATGCCTCAGCCAGGCCAGCAAGCTTGGTCTCATGAGCCTTCAGAGACCTTTTCAAATGAACATTGATATGAGCTTTAAAACTCGTGCCTTCACGaccatattgcttttgttcatcGTTTTCATAGTCTGTTGGGCACCCTTCACCACCTACAGCCTTATTGCCACATTCAACAGTCACTTTTACTACAAGCACAACTTTTTTGAGATAAGCTCTTGGCTCCTTTGGCTCTGCTACCTCAAGTCTGCACTGAACCCATTGATTTACTACTGGAGGATTAAGAAATTTCATGATGCATGCTTAGACTTAATGCCCAGGTACTTCAAGTTTTTGCCACAGCTCCCTGGTCACACAAGAAGACGCATTCGGCCCAGTGCCATCtatgtgtgtggggagcaccggTCGGTCGTGTAA